AGGTCGTTGACCTCCTGGTTGACGTAGTGGTTGCCCAGGAAGTTCTTCTCCAGGAAGAACGGCGTCAGGTAGTTGTCGGCGTCGGAGTAGTCCGGGAACCAGCCGAGCTGGTAGGCCGGGTAGACGTCGGCGGTGCGGTCCTTGGAGTACTGCACCCACTCGGTCGACTGCAGGTTGACCGTGAAGAGGCCGTCCTTCTCGAGCTGCTGCTTGACCAGCGCGTACTCGTCACCCGACGACGGGCCGTAGTGGTCGGGGCTGTACTGCAGGCTCAGCGCGACGGGCGTCGTCACACCGGCCGCAGCCAGCGTCGCCTTCGCCTTGTCGGCGCTGGGGCCTCCGTTGCCGTCGCCGTAGAGACCCTTCAGGGCGTCGGTCGCCCCGGCGAACCCGGCCGGGACGTACGAGTAGAGCGGGGTGTACGTGCCCTTGTAGACCTGGTCGGAGATCGTCTTGCGGTCGATCAGATCGGCCACCGCCTGACGGACGGCGAGCGCCTTGGCCGGGTCGGCCTCTGCGGTCGTCGCACCGTACGGCTGCGTGTTGAAGTTGAAGACGATGTAGCGGATCTCGCCGCCCGGACCCTCGACGACCTTGACCTTGTCGTTGCCCGACAGGTCGGCCACGTCGGTCGACGACAGGCTGCGGTAGGCCACGTCGACGTCGCCCTGCTGGACGGCGAGCTTCAGGTTCGACGACTCGGCGAAGTAGCTGAGCACAGCGCCCGAGTTGCTGGGCGCGGCGAGCAGACCCTTGTAGTTCTTGTTGGGCGTGAACTCGACCGTCTTGTTGAAGTCCCACTTCGTGATCGAGTAGGGGCCGCCGAAGGCGTCGGCCTTCACGATGTCCTGGTCGGGCGTGACGGCATCGGCCGAGAAGACCTCCTCATCGACGATCGCGCCCGGGAAGGACGTGAGGATGAAGGGGAAGACCTGGTCGTTGTCGGTCTTCAGCTTGAAGACGACAGTCGTGTCATCGGGGGTCGAGACGCTGTCGAGGTTGTACAGCAGGCTCGATGCACCGTTGGGGTCGGCGATCTTCAGGTTGCGGTCGAACGAGAACTTCACGTCGGACGAGGTCAGGTCGTGGCCGTTGGCCCACTTCAGGCCCGCCGGCAGCTTCACCGTGTACTCGTTGGGCGCGGTGAACTCGGCCGACTCGGCCAGGTCGGGAACGACCTTGTTGGAGTTGTAGTCGGTGTTCACCAGGTACGGGAAGACCTGGGTCTGCACGGCGAGCGAGCCGTTGTCGTACGAGCCGGCCGGGTCGAGCGTGGTGACCTTGTCGGTCGTGCCGATGATGATGGGGCCGGATGCCGCGCCGTCGGTCGATCCGCCCGTGTTGCCGCCGCCGGCGCAGCCGGCGAGGAGCAGCGCGGAGACGGCGAGCGCGCCCGCTGCCAGCGCGGTGCGTGCGCGGGCGGAGCCCGGCGAACTGAAGTGCAGTGCCATGTGTGAGTACCTCTGCTGTATGTCGGTAGGCCCCGCCAGGCAGGCGGGACTCAGGTCGCTATCCTGTCGTGCACATCGCCGATCTGCCTCGTGATCGCGCTTTTTGTAACAGGAATGAAACCCGGCACCACTGCGCGTGACGCGGGGTTTCGCCGGCCGACACCGACCGCGACGGTCAGAGGTCCCGCGCGGGCGGCGGGCCGGGCGGGAGCAGACCGTCGTCGCGCGCGGCCTGGGAGAGCTCTGTCTTGGTGCGCACGGGACGACCGACGGCGGCGTACTTGGCCTTCACCCGGTTGAGGTATTTGCGGGCGGTGTCGCCGCGCACGCCGAGGCGATCGGCGACCTCGCTGATCGTGAGACCGGAGGCATAGAGCACCATCAGACGCGACTCCTGCACGCTGAGGGCGGGGCGTACCGCGAGCGCGTCGAGCGTCGCGCGCGTGCGCGGCGACCAGGCGCGCGCACCCCGCCGCACCGCATCGACGACCGCCAGCACGACACCCTCGGACTCCCGCGAGGACACGATGCCCTCCACCCCGGCATCCATCAAGGTCCGGACGACGTGGTCGGGGGCGTCGGCGGTGAGGGCGACCACGCGCATTCCGGCTCGTCGACAGGCAGCGAGGGCCGACAGGTCGGTCTCGACGCGGTCGGTGACGACGAGGAACAGCACCTGCGACGGGTGCGTGCCCGCCGGGCGGCGCGCCACGACCTCGCCGACCGTGGCGGCTTCGGCGACCACCCGCATACCCAGGCGACCCGCCAGCAGCTCGCGCGCATGCGCCCTGCGAGCGCTCGATGGGTCGACGATCGTCACGCGCCGCAGCGCCGCACCCGCGGAAGCGGTCATGTCTCCTCCTTGCGTCCCTTCGAAGAGAGTGCGAAACCGACGATTCGTCACGCGAGTACGCCGACGAGTTTTCGGCCGTGACGAATGTCATGGCGCAGTCGTGACGGCCGTGTGCGGTGCACGGGCCGGCGCGCGGGCAGAGTCGGAGACATGGATGAGAACCAGGGACTGCTCGCGGTGGATGCCGCGGGCCTGCGCAAGAGCTTCGGCAGTGTCCGAGCGGTGGAGAGCGTCGATCTGCGGGTGCGCCCGGGCGAGATCGTCGCCTTCCTCGGCCCGAACGGCGCCGGCAAGACCACCACGATCGACATGCTGCTGGGGCTCTCCGACCCCGACGTCGGCGCTGTCCGCGTCTTCGGCGAGAGCCCTCGCGCGGCCATCTCGCACGGGCTCGTCTCCGCGGTGCTGCAGACCGGCGGGCTGCTGAAGGACATCACCGTCAGCGAGACGCTCGCGCTCACGGCGAGCCTGTTCGCCGACACCCGCCCGGTGGAGGAGGTCATGCAGCGCGCCGGCATCAGCGAGATCGCGAACCGGCGCGTCGGGATGTGCTCCGGCGGTCAGCAGCAGCGGCTGCGCTTCGCGATGGCGCTGCTGAGCGACCCGGGTCTGCTGATTCTCGACGAGCCCACCACCGGGATGGACGTCGAGGGCCGCCGCGCGTTCTGGAGCGCGATCCGCGCCGACGCCGCGCGCGGACGCACCGTGCTCTTCGCCACGCACTACCTCGACGAGGCCGACGAGTACGCCGACCGCATCGTGCTCATGAGCCGAGGCCGCATCGTCGCCGACGGCTCCACCGCCGAGATCAAGAATCTGGTCTCCGGCCGCATCGTGCGCGCCACCCTCCCGGGCGCCGACCCCGCGCGCCTGGCCGCACTCGCCGGCGTCGACGACGTCGAGTTCGCCGGCGACCGCATCAGCATCCACACGAAGGACTCGGATGCCGTCGCGCGCCACCTCCTCACCGAGACGGCGGCCCGCGACATCGAGATCACCTCACAGAACCTCGAGAGCGTCTTCCTCGCCCTCACCTCCGAAGGAGCCTCCGCATGAGCACCGCATCCTCCGCGCCGTCGGCGCTGTCCGCCGATCGCGTCACCCTCGACCGGCGCGTCCCGCCGCTCGGCGGCTTCAACCTCACCTACCTCGGCATCGAGCTCAAGCGCCGCCTGCGCAATCGCCGCACCCTCTTCTTCACCATCGCGTTCCCGGTCGTGATGTACGTCATCATCGGTCTGCGTCTGCGCGATGAGCAGCTGACGGCGACGCCCGTCGCCGACGGCGGCGTGTCGGTCGCGGCGTACATCATGGTGTCGATGGCGATGTACGGCGCCATGATGTCGGCCACGCAGACCGGCGCTGCCGTCGCCCTGGAACGCACGCAGGGCTGGAGCCGGCAGCTGCGCCTGACGCCCCTGAACCCCCTCGTCAACATCATCATCAAGATGATCGCGGGCATGGTGCTGGGCCTTCTCGCGGTCGTCGCCACATATGCAGCCGGCGCGATCAGCGGCATCCAGCTCAGCGTCGGTCAGTGGATCGGCACGGGGCTCGTCGGCTGGGTGCTCGCGAGCGCCGTGTTCACGACGCTCGGACTGTTCGTCGGCTACCTCATGCCGAGCGAGAACGCCGCGCAGGTGACGAGCCTCGTCGTCGTGTTCTTGTCGTTCCTCGGGGGCCTGTTCTACCCGCTCAGCAGCATGCCCGACTTCATGCAGACCATCGCGAAGTTCACCCCGGTCTACGGCATCGGCGAGCTCGCCCGCTCGCCGCTGACCGGCGAGAGCTTCGACGCGATGTGGCTGGTCAACGCGCTCGTCTGGCTCGTGCTGTTCGTCGCCGGCACGACGTGGGCGTTCCGGCGCGACACCAAGCGCGTCTGAGTCGGCGCGCCCTACAGTGAAGTCCGTGAGCGCGACACGAGACGATCTCGGCGGGACCGGGTGGGACATCCCCCCGGTCCCCGCCTCGTCGACGACACCCACGGCGCGCGAGCTGCTGACCGCCCGCGCCGCCCGAGGCTGGTACGTCGGCGGCTCGATCTCGCTCATCTGGCTGTTCATCGTGGCCACCGAGGCCGTCGCCGCCGCGGACACCGCGGTCTCGAGCGCGGTCGTGATCGCCCTGCTGGTGCTGTTCGCGGCATCGTTTCTGATGGCGATCCCTGTGTCGCGCCTTCTGCCGCCGCGGCTGCGACTGCTGCCGGCGGCCTGGCTGTTCCTCCTCTCCTTCACCCTCTTCCCGTGGATCGGGTGGGATGTCCGCGGTGTGTGGAGCTACGTGGGCGTTGCGATCGGCATGGCCGTCGTCCGCTTGCGCACCACCTGGACGCTGCTGCTCGTGCTGGGAGCGACGGCGCTCGTCACGGGCGTGATCTCGGACGGGTGGACGGAAGGCGTGCTGTTCCTGCCGGCTATCATCGTCTCGATCTCCGCGATGATGGCGGCGTTCGGCCGCAACATCGCCGCGATGAACGCCCTGCGCGCCACGCGGGATCAGATGGCGCAGATGGCCGTCGAGCGCGAACGCAGCCGCGTCGCGCGCGACCTTCACGACATCCTCGGTCACTCGCTCACCGTGATCACGGTGAAGACCGAGCTGGCAGGCCGACTGATCGACGTCGATGCCGCGCGGGCCAAGGCGGAAGTCGCCGAGGTCGAGGCCCTCGCGAGGGGCGCCTTGGCCGATGTGCGCGCGACGGTCGCCGGCTACCGCGGCATCACGGTGGCGGGCGAGCTGGCGGCCGCTCGGCAGGCGCTGGATGCCGCCGGCATCGCCGCTGAACTGCCCACCGCCACCGAGAACGTGCCCGCAGAGCGGCGTGAGCTGGCGGGCTGGATCGTCCGCGAGGGCGTGACCAACGTGATCCGCCACGCGCACGCGTCGCGCTGCCGCGTGCGCCTCAGCGGCCGCAGCGTGAGCATCGAGGACGACGGGGTGGGACCGGCGTCCGGCGCGGGTACGGCGGGCAGCGGACTGATCGGGTTGCGCGAACGGGTGGAGGCGGCCGGCGGGCGTCTGACGCTCGGCCGCAGCGAGTGGGGCGGATTCCTGTTGAAGGTCACGCTGTGATCCGCCTGCTCATCGCCGACGACCAGGCGCTCGTGCGCGGTGCTCTGTCGGCCCTGCTGGGTCTCGAGCCCGACATCGAGGTGGTCGCCGAGGTGGGTCGCGGCGACGAGGTCGTGGATGCCGCCGTGCGCACATCCGCCGACGTGGCGCTGCTCGACATCGAGATGCCGGGGATGGACGGGATCGCGGCGGCATCCGCGCTGCGCGATGCGCTGCCCACGTGCCGGACGCTCATCGTGACCACGTTCGGCCGTCCGGGCTACCTGACCCGCGCGATGCGGGCGGGCGCGGCCGGATTCGTCGTGAAGGACACGCCCGCTGCGCAGCTCGCCGACGCCGTCCGACGGGTGGCGCAGGGACTGCGGGTCGTCGATCCCGCCCTGGCCGCCGACTCGCTCGCGCAGGGCGAGTCGCCCCTGACCGGCCGCGAGACCGACGTGCTCGCGGTGGCCCGGACGGGCGGCTCGATCGCCGACATCGCGCAGATGCTGCACCTGAGCGAGGGCACGGTGCGCAACCACCTCTCCAGCGCGATCGGCAAGACCGGTGCCCGCAACCGCGCCGACGCCGTGCGGGTCGCCGACGAGAACGGCTGGCTCTAGCCGCGAAGAGAGCGGATCATCGCGCCGAGCAGCCGCAGCGCCTCGTCGCGGTCGCCGTCGTCGAGACCGTCCAACATGCGATCCTCCACCGATCGCACGGCCGTGCTGGCGGCGGACAGCGCCGTGCGGCCCCGATCGGTGATCGTCGCCGGGAGCACCTTGCCGGAGGCGGGGGTGTCGGGCCGCGAGATCTCACCATCACGCTCGAGCTTCTGCAGCAGCACGTTCATGGTCTGGCGGGTGACGAAGGTGCCACGGGCCAGATCCGAGTTCGACAGCCCGGGACGCTGTGCCAGCAGTTCGAGACACGCGTAATGGGTGACGCTCATCCCGAGCGGACGGAGAACGTCTTCCATCGCGCTCCTCAGAGCGCTCGCTGCCTCTTTGAGGCGATAGCCGACAGAGGTCGGTAGATCGACGACGGGCGTGCGTTGACTCATGTCAGTATCCTGACATACACTTGCGTGTCAGATAACTGACATACGAAAGGAACAACTCATGCCCGCCACCGGCCCCGACTTCATTTCCCTGCAGGTTCGCGACCTCGCCGCCTCCCAGGCGTTCTACGAGCAGTTCCTCGGGCTCACGCGCTCACCGGCAGGACCCCCGCACGCCGTCGTCTTCGCGACGACCCCCATCGCATTCGCCGTGCGGGACATCGTCGATGACGCCGTCCGCGAGGGCGCGACCCCGCCGGGAGCGGGCATCGCCCTCTGGCTGCACGCGACCGACGTGCAGCAGATCCACGACGCCTTGGTCGCCGCCGGCCACGAGATCGTCGCCGCTCCGATCGACGGCCCGTTCGGCCGCACCTTCACGTTCGTCGACCCGGACGGGTACCGGATCACGCTCCACGACCGCGCCTGACGGGCGGGCGAGCGAGCGAGCGAGCCCGACCGTATGGATGCCGGCGTCAGCGCAGGCCGAAGTGGTCGAGCTCGGCGTCGTCGAGCAACCGCGAGCGGATGAGGAAGCGCATGCCGGTCGGCCCCTCGACGCTGAAGCCCGCGCCGCGGCCCGGAACGACGTCGATCGTGAGGTGCGTGTACTTCCAGTACTCGAACTGCGATGCGGAGATGAAGACCTCGATCGGGTCGTCCAGCCCCACGTCGAGGTCGCCGAGTTTCACGTCCGACGGCCCGGTGAGGAACATCCCGACGGGGTAGCACATGGGTGCGCTGCCGTCACAGCATCCGCCGGACTGGTGGAACATGAGCTTGCCGTGCTGCGCCGTGAGCTGGCGCAGGAGGGATGCCGCGGCATCCGTCACCGCGACCCTGCTGAGTGTGGTGGTCATGACCGTCCCGTTCTCCGCCGACACACGACCTGCCGCCCGAAACGCACGGGCGTCTGGGGCGGCAGGTCGTGTCTCGCCGATGTGTCTCGACTCAGAAGAAGCCCATCGCGCCTTCGGCGTAGGACACGAGCAGGTTCTTGGTCTGCTGGTAGTGGTCGAGCATCTTGAGGTGGTTCTCGCGTCCGATGCCCGACTGCTTGTACCCGCCGAACGCGGCGTGCGCCGGGTACTGGTGGTACGTGTTCGTCCAGACACGACCCGCCTCGATGCCACGACCCGCGCGGTACATCGTGTCGGCCGACCGGCTCCACACGCCCGCACCCAGGCCGTACAGCGTGTCGTTCGCCGTGTGGATGGCGTCGTCGAAGCCGTCGAAGCTGGTCACCGAGACGACGGGACCGAAGATCTCCTCCTGGAAGATGCGCATCGAGTTCTGTCCCTCGAACACCGTCGGTGCCACGTAGTAGCCACCGCTGAGCTCGCCGCCGAGGTCCACCCGCTCCCCGCCGGCGAGCAGCTTCGCGCCCTCGGCCTTGCCGATCTCGATGTAGCTGAGGATCTTCTCGAGCTGGTCGTTGGAGGCCTGCGCACCGATCATGGTGGCGGGATCGAGGGGGTTTCCCTGGATGATCTTGCCGACGCGCTCGAGGCCGTCGCCGAGGAACTGGTCGTAGATCGAGCGCTGGATGAGCGCCCGCGACGGGCAGGTGCAGACCTCGCCCTGGTTGAGCGCGAAGAACGTGAAGCCCTCCAGCGCCTTGTCGTAGTAGGCGTCGCGGTCGCGGGCGACATCCTCGAAGAAGATGTTCGCGCTCTTGCCGCCGAGCTCCAGCGTCACCGGGATGAGGTTCTGCGACGCGTACTGCATGATCAGCCGACCGGTCGTGGTCTCTCCCGTGAACGCGACCTTGCGGATGCGCTTGTGCTGGGCGAGCGGCGCGCCCGCCTCGATACCGAACCCGTTGACGATGTTCACGACACCGGCCGGCAGCAGGTCACCGATGATGTCGAAGAGGAACAGGATGGATGCCGGGGTCTGCTCGGCCGGCTTGAGCACGACGCAGTTGCCGGCGGCGAGCGCGGGCGCGAGCTTCCATGTCGCCATCAGCAGCGGGAAGTTCCACGGGATGATCTGGCCGACGACGCCCAGCGGCTCGTGGAAGTGATACGCGACGGTGTCTTCGTCGATCTGGCTGAGCGTGCCCTCCTGGGCGCGCAGCACACCGGCGAAGTAGCGGAAGTGGTCGATCGCCAGCGGGATGTCGGCGGCGAGCGTCTCACGGACCGGCTTGCCGTTCTCCCACGTCTCGGCGACGGCGATCTTCTCGAGGTTCGCCTCGATGCGGTCGGCGATCTTGTTGAGGATGTTCGCGCGGTCGGCCGGGGTGGTCTTCTTCCACGACTCGAACGCCTTCCAGGCGACGTCGACGGCGCGGTCGATGTCTTCCGCGGTACCGCGGCCGACCTCGGTGAACGGCTTGCCCGTGACCGGGGTGATGTTCTCGAAGTACTGCCCCTTGATCGGTTCGACGAACTCGCCGCCGATGTAGTGGCCGTACCGCTGACGGTACTCGGCGATGGCCCCGCGCTGGCCGGGAGCAGCGTAGACGCTCGAGACGCCCTCTTCGACGATGGTCATGATGTCTCCTTCGACAGTGCATGGTCCGCGGCATCCCCGCCGCGTTCGGATGCGCCGACGGTACGCACCGCAACGTTGCATCGCGTTGCATGGGCGGCGGGAGCCGCGGCATCCGCGTGGCATCCGCCGCGAGACACACCTTGCAAGCCGAGAAACCAGTGCGCGGGGTGTTTCTCGGCGTGCGCGTGGTTTCTCGCGGGGGGCGGGGGGATGCCGGGGTCAGTCGTGGCCGAGGGCGGTGAGCCAGCGGCGGGAGGCGTCGCGCACGGCGGCGGCGTCGTCCGCGGGAAGGAGCGCGACCAGGCGGTGCTCGTTGGCGAGGTGTGCCGTGAACGCGCGGTCGATGAGCTCGACGCCCTCGGGGGTGAGGCGCACGAGGCGCCGGCGGCGATCGTCGTCAGCATCCGTGCGGACGACGAGGCCGCGCTCGATCAGGCGGTCGACCCGCTTCGTGAGTCCGCCGGTGGTGACCATCGTGTGGTCGGCCAGTTCACCCGCCGGCAGCTCGTACGGCGCACCGGCGCGGCGAAGCGATGCCAGGAGGTCGAACTCCGCCTCGCTCAGCCCGAACTGCGCGTAGACGGCGGTCAGCTCGGCCGTCAGTGCCGCGGCCAGGCGATGGACGCGGCCGATCACGCCCTGCGGAGAGGGATCGAGATCGGGGCGTTCGCGGCGCCACTGCTCCTGGACGAGGTCGACGTGATCCTGCACACCCTCGACATTACCTTCCGTGGAAGCTATATTCTCTTCCATGGAAGATAAAAGGCGTCGCTGGGTACTCGTGACGGCGATCGCCCCCGTCGCCTGGGGCAGCACGTACTTCGTGACGCGCCACCTGCTCCCGCCCGACGCGGCGCTGTGGGGCGCCGTCATCCGCTGCCTGCCGGCGGGTCTTCTCGTGCTGCTCGTCACACGGCGCCTGCCGCGCGGCGCCTGGTGGTGGCGCTCGTTCGTGCTCGGCGCTCTCACCGTCGGCGGCCTCAACGTCCTCGTCTACGTCGCGGCGCAGCGACTCGCCACGAGCCTGGCGGCGACGATCATGTCCACGTCTGCGGCGGCGCTGCTCCTGCTCAGCTGGATGATGCTCCGCCAGCGTCCGACTCTTCGGGCCGCCGGCGGTGCCGTCCTCGGCATCGTCGGCGTGATCGTCATGCTCCAGCCCGGCGGCGGGGATGCCGACGGGTGGGGCATCGCGGCATCCGTCGTGGCGATGCTGTCGTCATCGCTCGGCTTCGTGCTGACGAGGCGGTGGGGAGCCGACGTGCCACCCCTGACGATGACGGCATGGCAGCTCATCGCGGGGTCGCTCGTCGTGATGCCGGTCGCGATCGTCGTGGAGGGTGCACCGCCGGCGCTCGACGGACCGGCGCTGCTCGGTTTCGTGTACATCATCCTCGTGGCGACGGCGGTGGCCTACGCCGCCTGGTTCACCGGGCTCGCCCGCCTGCCCGGGGCCGTGGTCGGCGTGATCGGGCTGCTCAATCCCGTGACCGGTGTGCTCCTGGGCGTCGTCGTCGCGCACGAGCCGTTCGGTCCCGCGCAGCTGCTCGGACTCGTGCTCGTGGTCGTCGGCGTTCTCGCCGGCACCCTCCCACCGGCCGCCGCCACCGACGGACCGGCGCCTGCGCCCGCGGCGCCGCCGCTCGTCAGAGGTGAGCGTCGACGGCGCGCGTGAGCGCGTCGAAACGGGGATTGTCGGCCAGGTCGTCGAGCAGCACGGCGCGACCGTCGGGACCGGCCAGCGGGATCTGCCAATTCGGGTACTCCCGGTCGGTGCCGGGCTGGTTCTGCGCCCGGCGCTCGCCGACGGCATCCACGAGGGCGACGCCGATCAGCTGCGCGGGGGATGCCGTGATCAGCACGTTCAGCGCCTCGATGACCTCCGCCTCGCCGGGCTCGTCGCCGATCAGTCCGCGTTCGCGCAAGAGTGCCAGCATGCTCGAGCGTTCGGCATCCGCATCGGCGAGCTCCTCCTCGACCGGGCGGGTGAGCAGACCGAGGCGGGCACGGAGGGCGACGTGCTCGTCGGCGAGGTAGCCCGCGGTCGGCGGAAGATCGTGCGTGTTGACGGTGGCCAGCAGCGAGCGGCGGTACTG
The sequence above is a segment of the Microbacterium sp. PM5 genome. Coding sequences within it:
- a CDS encoding ABC transporter substrate-binding protein, which translates into the protein MALHFSSPGSARARTALAAGALAVSALLLAGCAGGGNTGGSTDGAASGPIIIGTTDKVTTLDPAGSYDNGSLAVQTQVFPYLVNTDYNSNKVVPDLAESAEFTAPNEYTVKLPAGLKWANGHDLTSSDVKFSFDRNLKIADPNGASSLLYNLDSVSTPDDTTVVFKLKTDNDQVFPFILTSFPGAIVDEEVFSADAVTPDQDIVKADAFGGPYSITKWDFNKTVEFTPNKNYKGLLAAPSNSGAVLSYFAESSNLKLAVQQGDVDVAYRSLSSTDVADLSGNDKVKVVEGPGGEIRYIVFNFNTQPYGATTAEADPAKALAVRQAVADLIDRKTISDQVYKGTYTPLYSYVPAGFAGATDALKGLYGDGNGGPSADKAKATLAAAGVTTPVALSLQYSPDHYGPSSGDEYALVKQQLEKDGLFTVNLQSTEWVQYSKDRTADVYPAYQLGWFPDYSDADNYLTPFFLEKNFLGNHYVNQEVNDLILKQAVETDAATRTSDIEKIQDLVAKDLSTVPLLQGAQVAVTGADVKGVTLDASFKLRFAPITK
- a CDS encoding response regulator transcription factor; this encodes MTASAGAALRRVTIVDPSSARRAHARELLAGRLGMRVVAEAATVGEVVARRPAGTHPSQVLFLVVTDRVETDLSALAACRRAGMRVVALTADAPDHVVRTLMDAGVEGIVSSRESEGVVLAVVDAVRRGARAWSPRTRATLDALAVRPALSVQESRLMVLYASGLTISEVADRLGVRGDTARKYLNRVKAKYAAVGRPVRTKTELSQAARDDGLLPPGPPPARDL
- a CDS encoding ABC transporter ATP-binding protein, with protein sequence MDENQGLLAVDAAGLRKSFGSVRAVESVDLRVRPGEIVAFLGPNGAGKTTTIDMLLGLSDPDVGAVRVFGESPRAAISHGLVSAVLQTGGLLKDITVSETLALTASLFADTRPVEEVMQRAGISEIANRRVGMCSGGQQQRLRFAMALLSDPGLLILDEPTTGMDVEGRRAFWSAIRADAARGRTVLFATHYLDEADEYADRIVLMSRGRIVADGSTAEIKNLVSGRIVRATLPGADPARLAALAGVDDVEFAGDRISIHTKDSDAVARHLLTETAARDIEITSQNLESVFLALTSEGASA
- a CDS encoding ABC transporter permease, coding for MSTASSAPSALSADRVTLDRRVPPLGGFNLTYLGIELKRRLRNRRTLFFTIAFPVVMYVIIGLRLRDEQLTATPVADGGVSVAAYIMVSMAMYGAMMSATQTGAAVALERTQGWSRQLRLTPLNPLVNIIIKMIAGMVLGLLAVVATYAAGAISGIQLSVGQWIGTGLVGWVLASAVFTTLGLFVGYLMPSENAAQVTSLVVVFLSFLGGLFYPLSSMPDFMQTIAKFTPVYGIGELARSPLTGESFDAMWLVNALVWLVLFVAGTTWAFRRDTKRV
- a CDS encoding sensor histidine kinase; the encoded protein is MSATRDDLGGTGWDIPPVPASSTTPTARELLTARAARGWYVGGSISLIWLFIVATEAVAAADTAVSSAVVIALLVLFAASFLMAIPVSRLLPPRLRLLPAAWLFLLSFTLFPWIGWDVRGVWSYVGVAIGMAVVRLRTTWTLLLVLGATALVTGVISDGWTEGVLFLPAIIVSISAMMAAFGRNIAAMNALRATRDQMAQMAVERERSRVARDLHDILGHSLTVITVKTELAGRLIDVDAARAKAEVAEVEALARGALADVRATVAGYRGITVAGELAAARQALDAAGIAAELPTATENVPAERRELAGWIVREGVTNVIRHAHASRCRVRLSGRSVSIEDDGVGPASGAGTAGSGLIGLRERVEAAGGRLTLGRSEWGGFLLKVTL
- a CDS encoding response regulator transcription factor, with translation MIRLLIADDQALVRGALSALLGLEPDIEVVAEVGRGDEVVDAAVRTSADVALLDIEMPGMDGIAAASALRDALPTCRTLIVTTFGRPGYLTRAMRAGAAGFVVKDTPAAQLADAVRRVAQGLRVVDPALAADSLAQGESPLTGRETDVLAVARTGGSIADIAQMLHLSEGTVRNHLSSAIGKTGARNRADAVRVADENGWL
- a CDS encoding MarR family transcriptional regulator; amino-acid sequence: MSQRTPVVDLPTSVGYRLKEAASALRSAMEDVLRPLGMSVTHYACLELLAQRPGLSNSDLARGTFVTRQTMNVLLQKLERDGEISRPDTPASGKVLPATITDRGRTALSAASTAVRSVEDRMLDGLDDGDRDEALRLLGAMIRSLRG
- a CDS encoding VOC family protein, whose product is MPATGPDFISLQVRDLAASQAFYEQFLGLTRSPAGPPHAVVFATTPIAFAVRDIVDDAVREGATPPGAGIALWLHATDVQQIHDALVAAGHEIVAAPIDGPFGRTFTFVDPDGYRITLHDRA
- a CDS encoding DUF779 domain-containing protein, with the protein product MTTTLSRVAVTDAAASLLRQLTAQHGKLMFHQSGGCCDGSAPMCYPVGMFLTGPSDVKLGDLDVGLDDPIEVFISASQFEYWKYTHLTIDVVPGRGAGFSVEGPTGMRFLIRSRLLDDAELDHFGLR
- a CDS encoding aldehyde dehydrogenase family protein, which codes for MTIVEEGVSSVYAAPGQRGAIAEYRQRYGHYIGGEFVEPIKGQYFENITPVTGKPFTEVGRGTAEDIDRAVDVAWKAFESWKKTTPADRANILNKIADRIEANLEKIAVAETWENGKPVRETLAADIPLAIDHFRYFAGVLRAQEGTLSQIDEDTVAYHFHEPLGVVGQIIPWNFPLLMATWKLAPALAAGNCVVLKPAEQTPASILFLFDIIGDLLPAGVVNIVNGFGIEAGAPLAQHKRIRKVAFTGETTTGRLIMQYASQNLIPVTLELGGKSANIFFEDVARDRDAYYDKALEGFTFFALNQGEVCTCPSRALIQRSIYDQFLGDGLERVGKIIQGNPLDPATMIGAQASNDQLEKILSYIEIGKAEGAKLLAGGERVDLGGELSGGYYVAPTVFEGQNSMRIFQEEIFGPVVSVTSFDGFDDAIHTANDTLYGLGAGVWSRSADTMYRAGRGIEAGRVWTNTYHQYPAHAAFGGYKQSGIGRENHLKMLDHYQQTKNLLVSYAEGAMGFF
- a CDS encoding MarR family transcriptional regulator, whose product is MQDHVDLVQEQWRRERPDLDPSPQGVIGRVHRLAAALTAELTAVYAQFGLSEAEFDLLASLRRAGAPYELPAGELADHTMVTTGGLTKRVDRLIERGLVVRTDADDDRRRRLVRLTPEGVELIDRAFTAHLANEHRLVALLPADDAAAVRDASRRWLTALGHD
- a CDS encoding DMT family transporter, encoding MEDKRRRWVLVTAIAPVAWGSTYFVTRHLLPPDAALWGAVIRCLPAGLLVLLVTRRLPRGAWWWRSFVLGALTVGGLNVLVYVAAQRLATSLAATIMSTSAAALLLLSWMMLRQRPTLRAAGGAVLGIVGVIVMLQPGGGDADGWGIAASVVAMLSSSLGFVLTRRWGADVPPLTMTAWQLIAGSLVVMPVAIVVEGAPPALDGPALLGFVYIILVATAVAYAAWFTGLARLPGAVVGVIGLLNPVTGVLLGVVVAHEPFGPAQLLGLVLVVVGVLAGTLPPAAATDGPAPAPAAPPLVRGERRRRA